One window from the genome of Pseudoliparis swirei isolate HS2019 ecotype Mariana Trench chromosome 24, NWPU_hadal_v1, whole genome shotgun sequence encodes:
- the LOC130189933 gene encoding E3 ubiquitin-protein ligase RBBP6-like isoform X3 has translation MSCVHYKFSSKLDYNTVTFDGLHITLNELKKQIMGRERLKATDCDLQITNAQTREEYTDDEIHIPKHSSVIVRRTPLGGVKPAGRTFIVDRSDTAVVGSSRPTDSSPSMSLAQLAKTANLVDANASEEDKIKAMISQSNHEYDPIHYSKKAVGPPPAHYTCFRCGKAGHYIRQCPLLMIQDKSVESPKPVRISKGIPQSFMVKAEPGTKGAMLTSTGEYAIPAIDAEAYAQGKKERPPFVPHDQSSSEDETDPIPDELLCPICNDLMTDAVVIPCCGNSYCDECIRTALLDSEEHTCFTCKQSDVSPDNLIANKFLRQAVNNFKNETGYTKHARKQLQNAAPPPPRPQLVRHSRQQDPLLANITHPPPTIAPATAPQVQVPPPDPAPAPTSAPVPSAPVAASAPTPPHAAAVEEREDSPAPPPVVDRHSPVHSAGHGDPPPTGDPEPNVTPDSSGTSNYHVSPFGHPPPIRPPHPPGHQSRPHHVHRGGVDGRPWERFFRGRGDHPSAHLQPPPPALIPPVYPAPSMYPPPPQSYPPPYNSGPGLHPPVIGYQPQTVYAPGPLGLNPPWVAPGTQPPLIPLTPLGQPPLSKEDFYRQRHHRQDTVTSKLDEFTKDFHKELMKYRNAPKRRRPSYSRSRSYSRSPFSRSPYSRSRSRSRSYSYSPSRSRSRSHGRSYPRSPYSRRNGRSYGRSRSRSRSRSYGYRRSGSPRSPHPYRPGGWEGAEGAGPYRSRSRSPGSGPVPGPGTGPGPGPGPGPGPGPGHGPGPGPGPGGFRPRSPGQRKPPPRELPPYQLKGPSPGGNDRWERERYRQWEKEYADWYNQFYKDYDNQHPSLHHRGRGSRDRERDRMSPLSRNYSPQGRGRRGREREERGAPPNHPPSSSSSGTKSSAKLLKTKKVKKRRTGDDSEASHQSVDRGDATPVRDEPMDEIPSLVKTPPMSSKASVGSATSKAPASKSSAAPVKPSTKSTSKTSSDRTKKDKGQKVKAKVKTESVKVKSDKGKKKPGDCVVVKKESSSSSSSGTKPLKTVKTKPEDPPDSISKKEKEKGKSSAVRPGLLKTPPLSCQSLSMHHPSLHDGPRQGHDIRGRRDLPQSGGLLPTPHQHTLLHRPLSPERRRMGEEGRSLLGAPPGKLRRIDGLGVGDDVISHSHLSHQLPLHRLPPPSDRPGLLPLPVSRDMGRVDADRGSIRPLMDLQVKPLTQRRIKLNRDLGRKGSTESAATDRVPSGSEKTTSTSDRSAAANLSEGDRPSSTAEGAVRKERSASAERGVGRERPGSAGERLQSSEQSRSSGPDRERDRASGSDRGMTSSDRGMTSSDRGMTSSDRGATSSDRGATSSDRGATSSDRGATSSDRVATSSDRGTTSSDKGATSSDRGTTSSDRGTTSSDKGATSSDRGTTSSDRGTTSTSSDRGMTSTSSDRSMTSSDRGMTSTSSDRGMTSTSSDRGMTSSDRGMTSSDRGMASSDRGMTSSDRGMASSDRGMTSSDRGMTSSDRGMTSSDRGMTSSDRGMTSTSSDRGMTSSDRGMTSTSSDRGMTSSDRGMTSTSSDRGVTSVSSDRDRVSSSHKIAVTVERDFEGERLVRTERKSSSAGGRSVSLDKMTIAEKTSVSRSPADPQEKPSISSKERGEGSERSAKSDRSVSKDRTERSVPSEKPAASHRDAVKDAEETVVKSKPRISRKALTSHTVSSTRSSQETKRDSDKDQKSASSKPAEQLPSSPVNSRGRSPSVSPEPAAAIEEPLIQPPPRSKWEREDDEEGQENGLAAPKEPSPVPQRVRGREGPTEAPKPVRGEARDAPREERRGAVREERKGKAPREEGKGGRTAQTASDKPTKIKLVREEGRGGRDEGRAAAREEGRGGGRDEGRAAAAATTATTTTPAAKEERAAEGRGGREESRGLEPRRQRLCSDLGRETDEAAFVPDYSEGEGSETERGRSGSRSLSGSQPSSPSQSNNSGSAAATTTTATAADKKKKKHKKHKKHKKHKKHSGQVKEGEQKEHKHKHKKKKHKKSKDKDAEEEVEEEVEEEEEKMTEKAEEGAPQ, from the exons ATGTCGTGTGTTCACTATAAGTTCTCTTCCAAACTGGACTACAACACTGTCACTTTCGATGGGCTGCACATCACCCTCAACGAGCTTAAAAAGCAGATTATGGGCCGAGAGCGCCTCAAGGCCACAGACTGCGACCTGCAGATCACCAATGCGCAGACTCGAGAAG AATACACCGATGATGAAATCCACATCCCGAAACACTCGTCTGTGATCGTCCGCCGCACTCCACTTGGTGGCGTAAAACCTGCTGGCAGGACGTTCATTGT AGATCGTTCTGACACAGCTGTGGTGGGATCTTCTAGACCC ACTGACTCTTCTCCATCTATGTCACTCGCCCAACTCGCCAAG ACTGCTAACCTTGTTGATGCTAATGCATCAGAAGAGGACAAGATTAAAGCCATGATATCTCAGTCCAATCATGAATATGACCCAATACA TTACTCCAAGAAGGCAGTAGGACCGCCTCCTGCTCACTATACCTGCTTTCGTTGTGGAAAGGCTGGTCACTACATTCGACAATGCCCCTTGCTGATG ATCCAGGATAAGAGTGTGGAGAGTCCCAAGCCAGTGAGGATTAGTAAGGGCATTCCTCAGAGCTTCATGGTGAAGGCAGAGCCTGGCACCAAAGGAGCCATGTTAACCAGCACTGGAGAATATGCCATACCTGCTATAGATGC GGAGGCGTATGCACAAGGGAAGAAGGAGCGCCCTCCTTTTGTTCCACACGACCAGTCGTCATCTGAGGACGAGACGGACCCAATCCCCGATGAACTCCTGTGTCCGATTTGCAATGACCTGATGACGGACGCCGTGGTTATACCCTGCTGTGGAAACAGTTACTGCGATGAGT GTATAAGGACTGCCTTGTTGGACTCGGAGGAGCACACCTGCTTCACATGCAAACAGTCCGATGTTTCACCTGATAATCTCATCGCCAACAAGTTTCTTCGACAG GCTGTGAACAACTTTAAAAATGAGACGGGATACACCAAACATGCTCGCAAGCAGTTACAAAATGCAGCCCCGCCGCCACCGCGCCCGCAGCTGGTCAGGCACTCAAGACAGCAGGACCCACTGCTGGCCAACATCACGCACCCTCCTCCTACAATCGCACCCGCGACTGCCCCTCAAGTACAGGTCCCGCCCCCTGATCCTGCTCCTGCACCGACATCGGCTCCTGTGCCTTCTGCGCCTGTCGCTGCTTCCGCTCCTACCCCTCCTCACGCTGCTGCTGTTGAAGAACGAGAAGATTcaccagcccctcctcctgttGTTGACCGCCACTCCCCTGTGCACTCTGCCGGCCATGGGGATCCACCCCCAACGGG TGATCCAGAACCTAATGTGACACCGGACTCTTCGGGAACCTCA AACTACCATGTATCTCCTTTTGGCCACCCACCACCTATAAGACCGCCTCATCCACCAG GTCATCAGTCACGACCACACCACGTTCACAGAGGAGGCGTCGATGGCAGACCCTGGGAGAG ATTtttcagaggaagaggagaccacCCCTCCGCTCACCTCcagccacctccacctgcacttATCCCTCCGGTGTACCCAGCTCCGTCCATGTACCCGCCCCCGCCCCAGTCCTACCCCCCTCCGTACAACTCTGGCCCAGGCCTTCACCCTCCCGTCATTGGATACCAGCCGCAGACCGTTTATGCTCCTGGACCACTGGGGCTCAACCCGCCCTGGGTAGCCCCTGGTACCCAGCCCCCTCTTATCCCTTTAACCCCCCTTGGTCAACCCCCCCTCTCAAAAGAAGATTTCTACAGACAGCGGCACCACCGACAGGACAC AGTTACATCCAAACTGGATGAATTTACTAAAGACTTCCACAAAGAGCTgatgaaatacagaaatgcaccAAAGAGACGAAGACCATCGTATTCAAG ATCCCGGTCCTACAGCCGCTCTCCATTCAGCCGCTCTCCTTACTCTCGCTCGAGATCAAGATCCAGGTCTTACTCTTATTCTCCCAGTCGATCCCGTTCACGCTCCCATGGCCGGTCTTATCCCCGCTCGCCTTATTCTAGACGCAATGGGCGCAGCTACGGACGATCACGGTCCCGTTCCCGGTCAAGGTCTTATGGGTACCGTCGTTCTGGCTCACCGCGGTCTCCTCATCCCTACCGGCCAGGAGGCTGGGAGGGAGCAGAAGGAGCAGGACCCTACAGGTCACGGTCTCGCTCCCCTGGCTCCGGCCCCGTTCCAGGCCCTGGAActggtcctggacctggtcctggacccggtcctggtcctggccctGGCCACGGCCCTGGCCCCGGCCCTGGACCCGGTGGCTTCCGTCCCCGCAGCCCTGGTCAAAGAAAGCCGCCTCCTCGGGAGCTCCCACCGTATCAACTGAAGGGTCCTAGTCCTGGAGGCAATGACCGCTGGGAAAGAGAAAGGTATCGGCAGTGGGAGAAGGAGTATGCAGACTGGTACAACCAGTTCTACAAAGACTACGACAACCAGCACCCCTCACTGCATCACAGAGGTCGTGGTagcagagacagggagagggacAGAATGTCCCCTTTATCCAGAAATTACTCCCCccaggggagaggaagaagaggaagagaaagagaagagaggggtgCTCCCCCTAACCATCcgccatcctcttcctcatcaggGACGAAGTCCAGCGCTAAACTCCTGAagacaaagaaagtaaaaaagagGAGGACTGGGGACGACTCAGAGGCATCGCATCAGTCGGTCGACAGAGGTGATGCGACTCCCGTCAGAGACGAACCAATGGACGAGATCCCGTCACTTGTTAAGACGCCTCCCATGTCCTCAAAGGCTTCGGTCGGATCTGCAACCTCGAAAGCTCCAGCTTCTAAAAGCTCTGCTGCACCCGTTAAACCCTCAACCAAGTCCACGTCGAAGACTTCGTCTGATAGGACTAAGAAAGACAAGGGCCAAAAGGTCAAAGCTAAAGTGAAGACGGAGAGCGTGAAGGTGAAGAGTGACAAGGGGAAGAAAAAGCCCGGAGACTGTGTGGTGGTCAAAAAAgagtcctcgtcctcttcctcctctggcaCGAAACCGCTAAAGACCGTTAAAACCAAACCGGAAGACCCCCCCGACTCTATCtctaaaaaggaaaaggaaaagggtaAAAGCTCTGCAGTGAGGCCAGGCCTGCTGAAGACTCCTCCGCTGTCCTGCCAGAGCCTGTCTATGCATCATCCCTCTCTTCATGATGGCCCTCGACAGGGCCATGACATCCGGGGGAGAAGAGATCTTCCGCAGAGTGGTGGTCTCCTGCCCACCCCCCAtcaacacacactcctccacagACCTCTCtcccctgagaggaggaggatgggagaaGAGGGCCGCTCTTTACTCGGAGCCCCTCCCGGAAAGCTGAGGAGAATAGACGGGCTCGGCGTcggagatgatgtcatctccCACTCTCACTTGTCTCATCAGCTCCCGCTCCACAGACTCCCACCTCCTTCAGACAGGCCGGGTCTTCTTCCCTTACCAGTGAGCCGTGATATGGGCCGGGTAGACGCAGACCGAGGCTCCATCAGACCTCTAATGGACCTCCAG GTGAAGCCACTGACCCAGAGGAGGATCAAGTTAAACAGAGACCTGGGGAGGAAGGGCAGCACCGAGAGCGCAGCCACAGACAGGGTACCGTCTGGTTCTGAGAAGACGACCTCTACCTCGGACCGATCAGCGGCGGCTAACCTCTCTGAAGGAGACCGGCCCAGCAGTACAGCAGAAGGTGCTGTTAGAAAGGAGCGGTCGGCATCTGCAGAGAGGGGAGTCGGCAGAGAGAGACCGGGAAGTGCTGGAGAGAGACTACAGAGTTCAGAGCAGAGTAGAAGCTCAGGACCggacagagagcgagacagagcttCAGGATCTGACAGGGGCATGACGTCATCTGACAGGGGCATGACGTCATCTGACAGGGGCATGACGTCATCTGACAGGGGCGCGACGTCATCTGACAGGGGCGCGACGTCATCTGACAGGGGAGCGACGTCATCTGACAGGGGCGCGACGTCATCTGACAGGGTCGCGACGTCATCTGACAGAGGAACGACATCATCTGACAAGGGCGCGACGTCATCTGACAGGGGCACAACGTCATCTGACAGAGGAACGACATCATCTGACAAGGGCGCGACGTCATCTGACAGGGGCACAACGTCGTCCGACAGAGGCACAACGTCAACCTCGTCAGACAGGGGAATGACATCAACGTCGTCTGACAGGAGCATGACGTCATCTGACAGAGGCATGACATCAACGTCGTCTGACAGAG GCATGACATCAACGTCGTCTGACAGAGGAATGACGTCGTCTGACAGAGGCATGACGTCGTCTGACAGAGGCATGGCGTCGTCTGACAGAGGCATGACGTCGTCTGACAGAGGCATGGCGTCGTCTGACAGAGGAATGACGTCGTCTGACAGAGGCATGACGTCGTCTGACAGAGGAATGACGTCGTCTGACAGAGGCATGACGTCGTCTGACAGAGGCATGACATCAACGTCGTCTGACAGAGGAATGACGTCGTCTGACAGAGGCATGACATCGACGTCGTCTGACAGAGGAATGACGTCGTCTGACAGAGGCATGACGTCGACGTCGTCCGACAGGGGCGTGACGTCGGTGTCGTCTGACAGGGATAGGGTCTCCAGCTCACATAAAATAGCAGTTACAGTGGAGAGAGACTTCGAAGGAGAACGGTTGGTGAGGACGGAGCGAAAGTCCTCCAGTGCGGGAGGGAGATCTGTCTCTCTGGATAAAATGACCATCGCAGAGAAGACATCCGTCTCTCGGAGCCCGGCCGACCCTCAGGAGAAGCCAAGCATATCGTCTAAGGAGAGGGGCGAAGGGTCAGAACGCTCTGCTAAATCTGACAG GAGTGTGTCCAAGGACAGAACAGAGAGGAGTGTCCCCTCAGAGAAACCAGCTGCTTCTCACAGAGACG CAGTGAAAGATGCTGAGGAGACCGTTGTGAAGAGCAAACCCAGGATCAGCCGAAAGGCCCTGACCAGCCACACTGTGAGCTCCACCAG GTCATCTCAAGAAACAAAGCGAGACTCGGACAAAGATCAAAAGAGCGCGTCCTCCAAACCGGCCGAGCAGCTCCCGTCGAGCCCCGTGAACAGCCGCGGCCGCAGCCCGAGCGTCAGCCCGGAGCCCGCGGCGGCCATCGAGGAGCCGCTCATTCAGCCGCCGCCTCGCTCCAAGtgggagagggaggatgacgaAGAAGGCCAAGAGAACGGACTTGCTGCGCCCAAAGAGCCGTCACCGGTGCCACAGAGGGTCCGGGGCAGAGAAGGGCCGACGGAGGCCCCGAAACCTGTGAGGGGCGAAGCCCGGGATGCTCcaagggaagagaggcgaggcgcagtgagagaggagaggaaagggaaagcACCAAGGGAAGAGGGCAAAGGTGGCAGGACGGCCCAGACCGCCTCGGACAAACCAACCAAGATAAAACTCGttagggaggaggggagaggaggtcgAGACGAAGGCAGAGCTgcggccagagaggaggggagaggcggaggaagagacgaggggcgagcggcggcggcggcgacgacGGCGACGACGACGACGCCGGCGGCGAAGGAGGAGAGAGCCGCCGAAGgcagaggagggcgagaggagagccGCGGCCTCGAGCCCCGGAGGCAGCGCCTGTGCTCCGACCTCGGCCGCGAGACGGACGAGGCGGCCTTCGTGCCCGACTACAGCGAAGGCGAAGGCTCCGAGacggagagggggcggagcggCAGCCGCAGTCTGTCGGGCAGCCAGCCCTCCAGCCCCTCCCAGAGCAACAACAGCGGCTCGGcggccgccaccaccaccaccgccaccgcggcggacaagaagaagaagaaacacaagaagCACAAGAAGCACAAGAAGCACAAGAAGCACAGCGGCCAGGTCAAGGAAGGGGAACAGAAGGAGCACAAGCAcaaacacaagaagaagaaacacaaaaaaagcaaagacaaagacgcggaggaggaagtggaggaggaagtggaggaggaggaggagaagatgacggagaaggcagaggaaggGGCTCCACAGTAa